In one Pygocentrus nattereri isolate fPygNat1 chromosome 21, fPygNat1.pri, whole genome shotgun sequence genomic region, the following are encoded:
- the ppp1r3db gene encoding protein phosphatase 1, regulatory subunit 3Db, with product MSASINPPSPGQLESYMQSSNGLTEGSRPVRTIRLRHIFDPQPVPPRKPVAIRPPGNLPPPKEWVTSQSLNCEPEPKAIMRKRSKSFSSSSDRKTRKASQVRFVDCLGLELQHVKFFKASEDPTVPLHVISKLLASSELAYGKNLELSLPYFQPFFPENMATQPDFVQRLSRQRVCLEQVQCSELGIIGTVQVLNLAFEKDVTVRYSFTGWNSCADCKACWACTAHRNGSEPESDVFRFRLPVPPFILKPGATLQFAICFQALGVEYWDNNDGHNYKLTCHTYKLTVPKECEDSMVHFT from the coding sequence ATGTCAGCGTCCATCAATCCACCGTCTCCTGGACAGCTGGAGTCATATATGCAGTCTTCGAATGGGCTCACTGAAGGGTCACGACCTGTCAGGACCATCCGCCTCCGACACATCTTCGACCCCCAGCCTGTCCCTCCGAGGAAGCCCGTGGCGATACGGCCCCCCGGCAATCTGCCACCTCCAAAAGAGTGGGTAACCAGCCAAAGTTTGAACTGCGAGCCAGAGCCCAAGGCCATCATGCGGAAGAGATCCAAgtccttctcctcttcctctgacCGGAAGACCCGCAAAGCCTCGCAGGTCCGCTTTGTAGACTGTCTGGGCCTGGAGCTTCAACATGTGAAGTTCTTTAAAGCAAGCGAAGACCCCACAGTGCCGCTGCACGTCATCAGTAAGTTACTGGCTAGCTCCGAGCTTGCCTATGGGAAGAACTTGGAGCTTTCTTTGCCCTACTTTCAGCCATTCTTTCCAGAGAACATGGCCACTCAGCCTGATTTCGTCCAGCGCCTGAGCCGCCAGCGTGTTTGTCTGGAGCAGGTCCAGTGCTCTGAGTTGGGCATCATTGGTACAGTGCAAGTCTTAAACCTGGCCTTTGAGAAGGACGTCACAGTGCGCTATTCTTTCACAGGCTGGAACAGCTGCGCGGACTGCAAAGCGTGTTGGGCTTGTACTGCGCACAGAAACGGATCTGAGCCGGAATCCGACGTTTTCCGCTTCCGCCTGCCCGTGCCACCGTTTATCCTGAAACCTGGAGCAACGCTGCAGTTCGCCATCTGCTTCCAGGCACTCGGAGTGGAATACTGGGACAACAATGATGGACACAATTACAAACTGACCTGCCACACATACAAGCTGACTGTCCCCAAAGAATGTGAGGACAGCATGGTGCACTTCACATGA
- the si:ch211-266k22.6 gene encoding protein FAM217B: MGTVLQERPMQNGHSQPTAHKRAKAKASGRASSRRSTGTAVHSSRAEKEDHMPIENGLQLRGRRTRSDRASIMVTATALNPKEITAKPKPHVSSSSGPRERRHRRDTRRSVEKDSVDSGKLPSSLPLSLTSVSAPRQELKKHETQSESSVCPPEPKAEDTDSGSDLSDTERLPGPPSVTAPPQLHLRAEVIDPQDFQPSRAVRRSRSSGGYPDFLPPPFNSWNLQQLAVYLNTEGKGMPRPRPVGQLERYLERLLQLEWRQIHTVHEESSKAVPSSWSSRHRPHTSPHSNLSAPKSILQCQRAFPLALLSSLANAPPLQPPSCTCPNCRKNYPICNGACRLYAHPHHSHLSPLPEKRGRAPGMPRRSSSESRAQQFQRGVAPRSHRLSDPLDSTSHLKRMQAIGNIRNPACCPCSPQESSSNISVEPCKEVSTSREKGPGERSRSCGDVREDGYRRARPERRTAAQHLQQDSKSSGATSSDDLHNSKDSKDPSRSTGKQKRVEFVTQHKRSHAYHN, encoded by the exons ATGGGCACAGTGCTGCAGGAGAGGCCCATGCAGAACGGCCACAGTCAGCCCACAGCCCACAAACGAGCGAAGGCCAAAGCTTCAGGACGTGCATCCAG CCGGAGAAGCACTGGCACAGCTGTGCACTCTTCACGGGCAGAAAAGGAAGATCATATGCCAATCGAGAAT ggtttacagctAAGAGGGAGGAGGACGAGATCCGATAGGGCCTCAATCATGGTCACGGCTACAGCTCT GAACCCGAAAGAAATTACTGCCAAGCCAAAGCCACACGTGTCCTCCTCAAGCGGACCGAGGGAACGGCGCCACAGGCGGGATACACGGCGCAGTGTTGAAAAAGACTCCGTAGACTCTGGAAAACTTCCCAGCTCTCTGCCGCTTTCCCTGACTTCAGTTTCTGCACCACGGCAGGAATTAAAAAAGCATGAAACCCAAagtgagtcttcagtctgcccACCTGAACCCAAAGCTGAGGACACGGACAGTGGCAGTGACCTGTCTGACACTGAGAGGCTCCCGGGACCTCCTTCTGTCACTGCCCCTCCACAGCTCCATCTGCGTGCAGAAGTAATCGATCCCCAAGACTTCCAGCCTTCACGGGCTGTGCGTCGGTCCCGCTCCAGTGGTGGCTACCCAGACTTTCTTCCCCCACCCTTCAACTCCTGGAACCTCCAGCAGCTGGCCGTGTATTTGAACACGGAGGGCAAGGGCATGCCCCGGCCTCGACCCGTGGGCCAGCTGGAGAGGTACCTTGAGCGACTTCTGCAACTGGAATGGCGACAGATACACACAGTCCATGAGGAGAGCAGCAAGGCTGTCCCCTCTTCGTGGAGCAGCCGCCACAGACCCCACACCAGTCCTCATTCTAACTTGAGTGCTCCGAAAAGCATCCTCCAGTGCCAGCGGGCCTTCCCCCTCGCGCTGCTGTCTTCCCTGGCTAATGCACCCCCCCTCCAGCCACCCAGCTGTACCTGCCCCAACTGCCGCAAAAATTATCCCATTTGCAATGGAGCGTGCCGCTTATATGCTCACCCTCACCACTCACATTTGAGTCCGCTTCCAGAAAAGAGGGGGAGGGCTCCAGGGATGCCCCGGAGGAGCAGCAGTGAGAGCCGGGCACAGCAGTTCCAGCGTGGGGTTGCACCTCGCAGCCATAGACTTAGTGACCCACTGGACAGTACTAGTCACTTGAAGCGCATGCAGGCCATTGGAAACATTAGGAACCCAGCATGTTGCCCATGCAGCCCTCAAGAGAGCTCCAGTAATATAAGCGTGGAG ccgTGCAAGGAGGTCAGCACTTCGAGGGAAAAAGGCCCAGGGGAAAGAAGCCGGTCCTGTGGGGATGTGAGAGAGGACGGCTACAGGAGAGCAAGGCCCGAGCGAAGGACTGCAGCACAGCATTTACAGCAGGACTCAAAGTCATCAGGTGCTACCAGTTCAGATGACTTGCACAATTCCAAGGACTCCAAGGACCCCAGTAGGTCTACTGGGAAACAGAAGCGCGTCGAGTTCGTCACCCAACATAAACGTTCTCATGCATACCATAATTAG
- the pdrg1 gene encoding p53 and DNA damage-regulated protein 1, with amino-acid sequence MDPSRVMEHLMEVEVAAEDVLADKQQIVDLDTRRNRNREAMNALRNSASQNETVKVCFGTMFIKFPKENAKSMIQKDQEQLDQEINDIRKRLKAKVNHLNDLQGKPELRGYNLSPLSSDELKAINGILKR; translated from the exons ATGGATCCCTCGAGGGTGATGGAGCACCTGATGGAGGTGGAGGTGGCGGCTGAAGACGTTCTcgctgataaacagcag ATTGTAGACCTGGACACAAGAAGGAACAGAAATCGAGAAGCCATGAATGCGCTTCGAAACAGTGCTTCTCAAAATG AGACGGTCAAAGTCTGCTTCGGAACCATGTTTATTAAATTTCCCAAGGAGAACGCCAAATCCATGATTCAGAAAG ATCAAGAGCAGCTTGACCAAGAAATAAATGACATCCGAAAACGGCTAAAGGCGAAAGTAAATCATCTCAATGACTTGCAAG gGAAGCCTGAACTCAGAGGATACAACCTGTCTCCACTCAGCAGTGATGAGCTGAAAGCAATCAATGGTATCCTCAAGAGATGA